The Cydia amplana chromosome 1, ilCydAmpl1.1, whole genome shotgun sequence DNA segment AGCTAAAGGTTTTCAAGTTATCAGATAAGACCGTCTAGACCTAGACGCGCTTTCGTCGCTTCTAACTCTTGCGTTTGTTTGTACGCCTACTCTACTCACAGGACAGGAGGTCAGAAGGAGGTAATACGAGAGTTCTTGCCCTATGACGGTTTTTCCAACGACTTTTTTATATGCCAGTCTCACCACATTGACCTTTggagagtctgtgcggaaagagaagagtcatggaatgtaagggagcccatacatttcacgactcctctctttccgcacagactaacattatttattcctttttctactccagcacttaaatgtgtcaattaaatgactgacagtgatatctaatgcaatgtcatttgaatgatttgtctataggctcataagatgactgctagcagtcatcttatgagtataatacaactgctttattttttttaaagatacaagttccgatcatcttgattgaaagaggtatgttttcatttacaataataactcttttttttttaaataataactcaattttttttaaataataactcttttttttttaataataactctttttttttgctgcagctgtcatagaaaaagtaatgtatgcaacagctcataattggttcttaaaattctcgggtctttttttacaaaactcgactacgtctcgttttgtaacttcgacccttgaattttaagaacccttattatatcactgttgcataaactactattatttatactaAGTGGTCTAAGTTCCGACATAGTCACTTctttatatattaaataaatatgcaattaTGTATTTAGTgtacctatttttagtcataACCATAAggcataacataattatatagtaggtatttagaatgtagatattttacttcgctcaaaagttacgttttttttttgtttttttctcactGCACCCACATGGACGCTTGTCTGTTTCGCCCTTTGATTGACTGGTAGATAATGCCTATaacggcattaagtccgcctgttgtactttttgtatgtgcaataaagattaaaataaaataaaaattatatcacGTATCACACAAATTTATATATACCTCTCTATACTAGTCTATAAGTGCATTATCTGCACCATCTGTCGGtggtttttaattattattaattactgggcacccagTAGACATACAGCAATAGAAGGTTTAGGTATTAGTACCTACGTATCATATGCACAGTTTGACTGTGGAATGATACTGCGTATCATACAGCTGCGTTACCAGATACAAATctagaatttcctgacaaaattcctgatttccgaatatttttcctgacattcatatttttgacgacgacgacgacaggagggggggggggggaggccACCTGCACCTAGTCCCATTTTAAATTTCGGCAACGTACTTACAACCTCTCCGGTGTTGCAGGTATCCATGGGCCACCATGAGTAATTATTTTGCCGTAAGgcaagttatttatttaaactatattgcacaaaaaaagaaaaatgtacaaatggcggacttaatgccaaaaggcatttTCTGCCAGTCAACCATCTACCAGGCAATTAATCTGCTTGTTTGCCTCCCATagcataaaaaaataagattttttatcgTTCATTTATATGCCTTATAATATGAATTGATAGTATAATGAACGGAAATACGAACgttaaatttacaaaataaatgttagTAATGAATTATGAGCGTATAATATTTTGAAATCTAagaatatactattttgcaCCTTATTACTAAACGCATTAGGTTGAGATTTTGCTAGACTTGCCATATGTTTCATTTCTCGCCGAGGAAGTTATTGCAAAGTTAATATATCACATTGTATGTAATACTCCTCACAAGTGCTGGTTCAGTCCGTTCCAATATGTGTAAGAGATCACATGTTCTACGCCTCCATGGATTTTGCGCATCAGCGGAGTTCTATACAGGTTATATAGGTACCTCTACAAATGTATTAAGGTCACGAATTCCTGTTTCctgtaattaaaaatacagGTTGGTTCAATAGAAGTGAGCAGGATCAACCCTAGAATAGAACCCTACGCATTTAGTAAATGTTAAGTtactgtttcgtaccagtattaGTGGGATTAACGTTAATTTTTTTAGTTATAAAAAACTTTAACTAATTTCAAAAACAGGAGACCGCCGCCCCGATTGACTagctggcccctatttcaccacggtgacaggtgcgacaattgtaaaacatcactgttgctgacgtcacaggcatccatccatgggctacggttaccgcttaccatcgggcgggccgtattcctaattgccaccatcattgtattatttaaaaaaactttattatatcagAAAAAGacagatatttctcttgcgaTGTTTATGACcattgtcacaagatttcaaAGAATTTCgtgtaattcttgacaggaaatcaGTGTTGGGCAAAAAGTaatcaaattataaattaacaattgcaattacaaaatgtaatttcaACAAATAATTTCCATTACATGTAGAAAGTAATCGCGCATTCGATTAACGATTacaattacaaaatgtaattattaattacatttttaattacattttgaaattaaaattttaaattaattacttctctcaattacaattacttttatttaatgCAAATTTTCAATCATCTTTATTTCCAAAATCAGATGAAAATTTTGAATGAACTTTAAATTTGTCAATCGTGCattattgacaatgtttttatattttaaaaaatgcaaATGAGTATTCTTGCAACAATTTGTACAAgggaaaataatttaatgagaAATCCaagcatttttttataaagagacctcacgtgtatttttctaaCAGTGAACGAAATtcagaaaaaatacctaccacatGAGTAGATACTTTTGCTCGGTTTCGTTAAACATAAACCTTCACTCCGCACTTTAAAATATGTCTAAgtataacgaaaataataaagaatataGTCTATTTAacgaaaaaagaaaaatagCAAAGTCACAAAGTAGCCTATaatacctcgcgtgatttgtgcacaacccctatCCAGGTAAGAGtggacttttaaaaagtttttctttataataCTCCAAGTAAAGTTCATCTTTGCAAATGAATAAAAAGGTTAACGAAAAGTaatcgaataattaaattacgaaTTAATGTAATTGCAATTGCAGATTACACGGCAAATTGAATTAcatgtaattaaattacaaaaaaaataattacatgtaattcgattagtaattaaattacacaCGTAATTAATTACGCCCAACACTGCAGGACTGAGTTCTGTGTCGAAATTTCGGGataattgtcgtgtttcttgtgacaattgtcattagcttcgcaaaataagtacgtatttattggcgatataatagttttattaaaaataaaatgttggtggcaaacaagcacaccgcccgtccgatggttagcggttaccgtagcctatggaggcctgtgacgtcagtaacagtgatgtcgacaattgtcgcacctgtcgccgtggtgaaataggggccaggtatTAAAATTTCGTTGCTGAAACGTTCTAGCGTTACACCGTAGCACGTAGCATTTTCTTCCTGTACAGGTACAGTAGACTACAAAGAGATGCATGCAttattatttatcgtatggcatataCGAAAACGTACGTACATGTCACTGcattacataaaaataatacctaACTTAGCTGTTTGTACATATGTAGCGGAATCCTTCTACGATGTGCGCGTGCGGCATGGCGGcaatgtatattttatagtgATATTCGTGAGTAGTTAGCGCTAAATGGGAAACGGGTGAATTTAACATTATAATCTATTTACCTATGGAAAGTAAATTTGAgcctgtttttgtttttatttaaaacacctacttatttattacgATCAGAAAGTGAGTGTTTGTAAGACGTTTGACTTTGCATTCTGTATGAGTCTGTTTTAATTGTTTTCAATTATACCTATCGAAGTACTCGATAATTACAATTGTACATTTTAACACTAAATaaagtctgtgcagaaagaggagagtcgtggaatgtaatatTTCCCTTACATTTTTAGactttacaatttttaaactttcatttgttttattcaGTTCAGCGGCACAGAGAGTGAGGGGTGTCACTTAAAATGCCATGTCGCGGACAAGAGTCACGGCACAAGTCCTTTCAGGTAATGTCAGCGTGCGTCATCACATCCTAATAtgcagtgttttttttttaattttacttgttttgtttAGGTACATCAATCACAACATAACATCCTAAATAAACagatacctataggtatgaCCTACATTCATATTCGCATTACGACGGGTATATTGAAGaaaatatagtatttatttatcaggGAACCTTCTACTAAAATTTACCTCTGCGGGTAgggattataggtacctatacctacaagtatatacctaggtactgtTTGATTTGGATAGTCAAAACTATGTTGGTTCGATTActcaaaaatattaataattaattgttaAGTAAAAGTAAACTATTTTTCTAAAACACGTTGAGATCTCTTCttcgttaaaaaaaacagcCACGAATCCGAGGAAACAACTTGACTTTACATTTTTGTCATATTCTAAtgccataataaaaaaaaacaaacgcaAAACCTTACAGCgtgtaaaagaaattaaaatagtCCTAATAATCAAACCATAATCGTTTCTTGGCAAATAAAATTCCATTCTATATAAAGAACGTAAACCCATTTGACGTAAATAAACATATGTACTAGGTACTATATGGCGCCCTACTCGCGCACTATCTCGGCGAATGAAATCTTTTTTGTGGCCCGATGGGCTCCAAGACCATTTTACGCAAATTCGTCATGCCATCGACCGCAAACTGTTGCACAACGCCTTTTCATTGCCAATGTCTTTGTCACACAACCTCGCTATGATAAGCAAATTGTTACATGGCTACTAGAAAGGTGCGGTAGTCCTTCCTTTGTCTATGATATAAATATTGAGCAATAGGCTTATCAAATTATTACAGCACAGGTCACTGCAGCGAGCACATCTCAACCATGGCGAAGGCTTTCTGTGTTCTACTGGTGGTCGCGGCGGCGTCGGCGGTCCACGTGTCCTACGTGGCTCCGGTGGCCAGCGGGTACATCTACAGAAGCGACAACGGAGGCCCCGCGAGCCTCATCCAACTAGGAGCGCAGCAGTACCACCAGCCCGTGGCTTTCGCGCCGCCTCTCCCTCTAGCGCAACCTCTGACCCTACCTGCGCCTGAGGTCTACGAACTGCCCGCAACTCCTCTAACTTTTGACGGCGAAGCTGAACCCCTCGCTAAGCATATCGCTGAACAAGATGACgacgatgatgatgaagatgatgacgAGGAGGATCACACGGATCCGGAACTGTACGGAGATTTAATCGGAATTGGACATGGACACGGACATGGCCACGCTTACGAAAAGGGAGCGGGCAGCAACTACGGCGAAGAACACCACGCCGCCCATGGCGAGAAGGGCAGCAAGGGATACAGCTCCAAGGACCACCACGCTTCAGGCGAAGCTGGGCACTACGGCAAGGAACATGAGGAGGGCCATTACGGCGAATCGGAAGGAGAAAAAGCTGCCCACCACGATGAAGCAGATGCCCATGGGAAGCACCACGAAGCCGGCTCCAGCTACAAGGGAGGCGACCACGGTCACAAGAAGCACTTCAGCAAAGGCGAGGACGTGACCGGCTACCACAAGGTGTTCCACAAGGACGAGTTCAAGAAGGACCACGACTTCTACGACGTCGCCGACAACAGCGGCCACTTCAACAAATACGGCAACGAGAAGGGCCATCACGGGTCTGCGGAAGGCGCCCATAAGGAAGGTGGATCCCACGACTCTGGTTCTGATCAGGGCGAGTTTGGCAAAGCGGGCTTCCACGCTAAAGGTCATCACGATGAAAGCGACGACGGCCATTCCGCTGAGGAAGGTAAGGAGAGCCACTACAATCACAGCGAAGAGCACGGCAAGAACGGCAGCAGCGAAAATGGGAAAGAGTACCACTTCGAAgatgctgatgatgatgatgacgatgaggACGACGAATAAACAATGCAACTGATAATGTGTAAATATTTGTTAACTAATTGTCCGTTTAAATTGTTATGTTTGTACGAAACGAATGatgttgtaaatatttttgtaacgcTCATATAAACAATTGAAAACTTAATGTTTGTGCACTTATTTCTGGTCCCCAATACCTACCGATCCTAACGAAAACGAGGGGTATCAATCCCGATCCTGAATTATTTGTATACTACACCTTTGCTTGTTCTGCATGACTGCTATTGATTATGAATTAATAAGTAATTACGTTCTACTGATGATATCAGAGCAGGAATCATGATGAAAATGATGTGAATAATGAGAAtcttgaaataatataatatctacaGAGTGTCTCCTACCATGGGGGGCTCGCTAATAAAAGAAGCTCGATTTAGTAGAACCGAGCCCTGCATTTGAAGCCCCATGGTGGGAGACACACTTTATAATGATACAAATTTAATATGGGTGCAGTAACGCgatttttttatacctacatatttcttaAATTTCGTCAAATCGTCTATCTATGGAATGAATAAAAGGTGATATATTCCTAATTTTTGCTAGTAAGAGTTGTTCAGTATAACctgataataaatatttaggtactctCCAGAATATTAGTAGGTATCTGATCGACTAGTTCGATCGACCAAATcacctgtaggtacttataaggtCTTGGGGCTACGGGTAGCGGGCACGGGAACTCACGACGCCTTTAAGGACTGCTTAATAGGATAGGTAGGTAAAGGTATATCCTAAAATCTACTCGTAGGTACGATACGTAAAATATCCTTAAAACTTCGCTGAACAATACCTACTCAATgccagtacctacctagttcaaACTATGAATATTTAGTtgtatatgcgttcactggtttTATTAAACAATAGACTAAACCTACAGTACACGGCTGTATTCATCACATAAACTTTTATTCCTACACGATAGGTTTAAATTTCACTAGCAGATTGTGGATTTTTCGTGTGTTTCtacttttggacgccaatgaccgataagTATATCTGCACCGTAGGTTTAACGCCAAAgactgattaatcggtcacagaccacagagcaacataaacctacgtgcatatgaataaagttcaatttcagttttgacacttcgatgacttggcgtcagcgtgacagcttttgtgtttgacacggcgtcgaaaaggttaagaggacatggtttgtacagtcgccatcagatatatcgaagcgaccaaggtgttcacaatatctgaacaagcactctaacgccttgacaatagaggcatgctcagatgtttgtgaacaccttggccgctcggatatatctgatggcgactgtacatgcgCACTTTGTGCACACTAATGAACTTTATTTACTACTAGGCTTCTGTCCGCGACTTTGTCTATGTCCTTCTTCGGGCCTGAaattatctccataccaaatttcatctaaatcggttcagcggtttaagcgtgaagtgcCTGAAGTGGTAACAGACAAGACAGACAGACCAAAGACAGACTGAGTTACTTTCCGTATAATATTAGGGATTGAGgataactcacgctagaccgggccgtgccagggccgaggcgtccaacatgtcattttctatgacggctgaacCGATGATAGCGTGTtgcttccatagaaaacgaagcgccggaagctccggcccggccccggcccggtctagcgtaagtTAGGGTGGAacgggtggaatcacatctgtcagcatcgagccgcattttatatatgagaaatcgctcgttagtatgaagatgcgtacgcatcggaaagctgaaagcatgcgtacgcatcttcatactgacgagcaatttctcatatataaaatgcggctcgatgctgacagatgtgattccacccttatcCTTTGTTTCTAACGGGGTAACCATATAGGTACCTCTATGTAATAATGTTGCCGAGCTGCCAATGATCGGTGATACCCTGATACCCAATGATTTTTTGGCTGTTTGAACTTGTGCACTTCGTTTACAGCAAAATCAATAATCCGttatcaaaaagcggccaagtgcgagtcggactcgcccagaagggttccgtatttaggggatttatgacgtattaaaaaaaaaactacctactagatctcgctcaaaccaattttcggtggaagtttgcatggtaatgtacatcatatatttttttttgttttatcattctcttattttaaaagttacaggggggggggacacattttaccactttggaagtgtctctcgcgcaaactattcagtttagaaaaaaa contains these protein-coding regions:
- the LOC134652620 gene encoding sarcoplasmic reticulum histidine-rich calcium-binding protein-like; its protein translation is MAKAFCVLLVVAAASAVHVSYVAPVASGYIYRSDNGGPASLIQLGAQQYHQPVAFAPPLPLAQPLTLPAPEVYELPATPLTFDGEAEPLAKHIAEQDDDDDDEDDDEEDHTDPELYGDLIGIGHGHGHGHAYEKGAGSNYGEEHHAAHGEKGSKGYSSKDHHASGEAGHYGKEHEEGHYGESEGEKAAHHDEADAHGKHHEAGSSYKGGDHGHKKHFSKGEDVTGYHKVFHKDEFKKDHDFYDVADNSGHFNKYGNEKGHHGSAEGAHKEGGSHDSGSDQGEFGKAGFHAKGHHDESDDGHSAEEGKESHYNHSEEHGKNGSSENGKEYHFEDADDDDDDEDDE